The proteins below come from a single Acidobacteriota bacterium genomic window:
- a CDS encoding PIG-L family deacetylase, whose product MAALPAGRSHGWQPVSRSKRAIMMRITLVLLLILSFKPALSMAQETKLEDMTGKTVLVFSPHPDDELFGAGGTIALLNKNRNKVIIVLYTNDDKGSYDLDMSSERLARIRKSEEEAAEAVLGTPKENIIWMGYDDGMLEYAPQPKLTEEATAIIRRVRPDVLLTIDPGDWYVRWHKSDHRMAAVNTIDAVRAAEFWLYFPNQLLELHLEQYQVPLMYFYYTAPQDANYQVNIDSVMNLKLEAAMKHVSQFEPAIHHYRSDWDPRDEERAEADLKKQQPKKDGHYVEQFRKATGFNQE is encoded by the coding sequence ATGGCAGCACTGCCGGCTGGGCGGAGCCATGGCTGGCAACCTGTTTCACGCTCAAAGAGGGCGATCATGATGCGAATCACGCTGGTTCTTCTGCTCATCCTGAGCTTCAAGCCTGCATTGTCTATGGCGCAGGAAACAAAACTTGAGGACATGACGGGAAAGACGGTTCTGGTGTTTTCGCCGCACCCTGACGATGAACTGTTCGGCGCGGGGGGCACGATTGCCCTGCTGAACAAGAACCGCAACAAGGTCATCATCGTGCTTTACACCAATGATGACAAAGGCAGCTATGACCTGGACATGAGCTCGGAGCGCCTGGCCCGAATCCGGAAGAGCGAAGAAGAGGCGGCGGAAGCTGTTCTGGGCACGCCCAAGGAGAACATCATCTGGATGGGCTATGATGACGGCATGCTGGAATACGCGCCTCAGCCCAAACTGACGGAAGAGGCCACGGCGATCATACGGCGGGTGCGCCCTGACGTTCTACTCACCATAGATCCTGGAGACTGGTATGTGCGCTGGCACAAAAGTGACCATCGTATGGCCGCAGTGAACACTATCGATGCGGTGCGCGCCGCCGAGTTCTGGCTTTACTTCCCGAACCAGCTTCTGGAACTGCACCTCGAACAGTATCAGGTGCCTTTGATGTACTTCTATTACACTGCACCTCAGGATGCGAACTACCAGGTGAACATTGACAGCGTCATGAACCTCAAACTTGAGGCGGCGATGAAACATGTCAGCCAGTTCGAGCCTGCAATCCACCATTACCGTTCGGACTGGGACCCCAGAGACGAGGAGCGCGCAGAAGCAGACCTGAAAAAACAGCAGCCAAAGAAAGATGGGCACTACGTCGAGCAGTTTCGAAAGGCAACCGGATTCAACCAGGAATAG
- a CDS encoding DegT/DnrJ/EryC1/StrS family aminotransferase — translation MGKLSITGGKPIRTKPFSSWPLYSRQEERALQKVLASRNWGGYPFPNTIADRFAQKFAKFHGAKYGLAVSNGTVAIQVALKAAGIGPGDEVIVPAYTWEGTVGPVLLLNAVPVFVDVDPATYCLDARLVEAALTEKTRAILPVHLAMSFADMDAIMEIARAHNLVVIEDCAHAHGGKWRNKGAGATGDFGCFSFQSSKLMTSGEGGGVITSNLAFYERAQSYVNCGRASTTDQFGQRLIGFNYRVTEFQAAILEAQLERLPKQAEKRQANMARLEKRLRKIPGLDFLKRDKRNTRVAAYQYVFKYRAEAFDNTPRAAFLGALELEGIPCDGLFYEPVYKSALFPLDPSEFPALSWGRPEPLNPRTKYHCPVSERAAYEESVWMPHHLFLGSGKDVDDIADAVEKVCANVGELRGLKHPAIEKGAMSRVERPRIEKRQY, via the coding sequence ATGGGAAAACTATCGATCACGGGGGGGAAACCCATCCGGACAAAACCCTTTTCCAGCTGGCCCCTCTACAGCCGGCAGGAAGAGCGCGCGCTGCAGAAGGTGCTGGCAAGCCGGAACTGGGGTGGCTACCCTTTTCCAAACACTATTGCTGACCGTTTTGCGCAGAAGTTCGCTAAGTTCCACGGCGCCAAATACGGCCTTGCGGTCTCAAACGGAACGGTTGCCATCCAGGTGGCTCTGAAGGCCGCAGGTATCGGTCCGGGGGACGAAGTGATTGTCCCTGCCTACACGTGGGAAGGCACGGTGGGGCCGGTGCTGCTGTTGAACGCAGTGCCCGTCTTTGTGGACGTCGATCCTGCCACCTACTGCCTGGACGCACGGCTGGTTGAAGCGGCGCTGACGGAGAAGACCCGGGCTATCCTGCCCGTCCACCTGGCCATGAGTTTTGCCGACATGGACGCCATCATGGAGATCGCGCGCGCACACAACCTGGTGGTGATTGAAGACTGCGCGCATGCTCACGGCGGGAAGTGGCGAAACAAGGGCGCTGGCGCCACGGGCGATTTCGGCTGTTTCAGCTTTCAGTCAAGCAAGCTGATGACTTCAGGCGAAGGCGGAGGCGTGATTACCAGCAATCTCGCATTTTACGAGCGGGCACAATCCTACGTGAATTGCGGGCGCGCCAGTACAACGGACCAATTTGGCCAGCGACTGATTGGTTTTAATTACCGGGTGACAGAATTCCAGGCGGCAATTCTGGAGGCCCAGCTCGAACGCCTTCCCAAGCAGGCGGAGAAGCGGCAGGCGAACATGGCCCGCCTGGAAAAACGGCTGCGTAAAATCCCGGGTCTGGATTTCCTGAAACGCGACAAGCGCAACACGCGCGTGGCAGCCTACCAGTACGTTTTCAAATATCGCGCAGAAGCTTTTGACAACACGCCGCGAGCGGCGTTCCTGGGCGCGCTGGAACTGGAGGGGATTCCCTGCGACGGGCTTTTCTATGAGCCGGTCTACAAGAGCGCGCTGTTCCCGCTGGACCCGAGCGAGTTCCCGGCGCTTTCCTGGGGGCGTCCGGAGCCGCTGAATCCGAGAACGAAGTATCATTGCCCGGTTTCAGAACGCGCCGCCTACGAGGAATCGGTCTGGATGCCGCACCACCTGTTTCTCGGCAGTGGTAAGGATGTTGACGACATCGCCGACGCAGTGGAAAAGGTTTGTGCAAACGTGGGCGAATTGCGCGGCCTCAAACATCCGGCTATTGAAAAAGGCGCCATGAGCCGCGTTGAGCGCCCGCGCATCGAGAAGCGCCAGTATTAG
- a CDS encoding DUF5009 domain-containing protein: MDKNSGQSSAIEGRVASLDFFRGFTMFLLIGESTELFSLLRHPALHGTILGFIGWQLDHHPWNGLHFWDLVQPFFMFIVGVAMPFSIGKRWERGDTWRLTFRHVLKRSGLLLFFGWALYCIEPGHLTFELWNVLAQLSFTYLVAFLMMRKSTRTQIGFTFLLLIVTEILYRTWPVAGFNQPFVPDHNFGSWVDLAIMPQLSAGHWVAFNAVPTTAHTIWGVLAGQVLKSAQEPMKKIRTLVIPGLIGVIIGFSLNPVDPIIKRICTASFVIVSGGFCLLALALSYWLIDVKGWKKWAVFFNIVGMNPIFIYLFTNTYGADWLHKIAQPFTMAAFSWGGQLTAEIMTSVAVWLMLWYICYWLYKRRIFIKI, from the coding sequence ATGGACAAGAATTCGGGGCAGTCTTCGGCCATCGAGGGCCGTGTGGCGTCACTCGATTTTTTCCGTGGTTTCACGATGTTCCTGCTCATTGGTGAATCGACTGAGCTTTTTTCACTACTACGGCATCCGGCTTTACACGGCACCATCCTCGGTTTTATTGGTTGGCAGCTTGATCACCATCCCTGGAACGGCCTTCACTTTTGGGACCTCGTTCAGCCTTTCTTCATGTTTATCGTTGGAGTGGCCATGCCCTTCTCGATCGGCAAACGTTGGGAACGGGGGGATACCTGGCGCCTGACCTTCAGGCACGTTCTCAAGCGGTCCGGCCTGCTGCTCTTTTTTGGCTGGGCGCTCTATTGCATCGAGCCCGGTCATCTGACGTTTGAGCTTTGGAACGTGCTGGCACAACTCTCTTTTACTTATCTGGTAGCTTTCCTGATGATGCGCAAGTCGACCCGCACGCAGATAGGTTTTACTTTCCTGTTACTCATCGTTACGGAAATCCTCTATCGCACGTGGCCGGTTGCAGGATTTAATCAGCCCTTTGTGCCGGACCACAATTTTGGTTCATGGGTGGACCTGGCTATCATGCCCCAGCTCTCCGCCGGGCACTGGGTGGCTTTCAACGCAGTGCCTACTACGGCGCACACTATATGGGGAGTGCTTGCGGGCCAGGTATTGAAGAGTGCGCAGGAACCCATGAAGAAAATCAGGACGCTGGTGATTCCTGGACTCATCGGCGTCATCATCGGATTTTCGTTGAATCCAGTGGATCCCATCATCAAGCGCATCTGCACTGCGTCCTTTGTGATTGTCAGCGGCGGGTTTTGCCTGCTGGCCCTGGCCCTTTCCTATTGGTTGATTGATGTGAAAGGTTGGAAGAAATGGGCCGTCTTTTTTAACATTGTGGGAATGAACCCAATTTTTATATACCTGTTTACCAACACCTATGGGGCGGACTGGTTACACAAAATTGCCCAGCCCTTTACGATGGCAGCGTTTAGCTGGGGTGGCCAGCTTACGGCAGAAATTATGACCAGCGTCGCCGTCTGGCTTATGCTTTGGTACATTTGCTACTGGCTGTACAAGAGACGAATCTTTATCAAGATCTGA
- a CDS encoding PQQ-dependent dehydrogenase, methanol/ethanol family, producing MNDSKRLFVLGIGILFLGSIICFGQQGPVSARIDVNENDLLAKPVGANWTSYNGDYTGRRYSNLSQINRDNVGRLRAQWVFHSRNSQLLEVTPVVINGVMYVTSANDAYALDARTGRMLWSHTRPITSGLIEDASAHHNRGVAVWHSKVYMETDDAHLLCLDARSGNLLWDVKFGDIKENPANGATSAPLIVNGKVIVAPAGGDAGVRGRIEAFDAETGKLVWNFWTIPGPGDPNFGTWGKGDIWQRGGAAAWMPGTYDSETNTLFWGTGNAAPDFEGSQRPGDNLYSACVLALDPDTGKLKWYFQFTPHDLGDFDAVETPVLIDGNYKGEPRKLLVEANRNGFLYVLDRTNGKFLGATLFEPSVNWAKGIDAKGRPITTGVIPTPGGTKVCPGIVGATNWFSPSYNPQTHLFYFMALRNCNIGRATPQPFVKGESYYNTGVERIPGEEGQKTFVAFDVDGEKIAWRYPQVGMGNSWGGTMTTAGGLVFFGDDAESFEAIDARDGAPLWHFNTGQEMHASPMSYAVDGKQYVAIAAGSDIFSFALPD from the coding sequence ATGAACGATTCAAAGCGGCTGTTTGTTCTCGGGATCGGGATTCTCTTTCTGGGTTCGATCATATGTTTTGGCCAGCAGGGACCCGTCTCCGCGCGCATCGACGTAAACGAAAACGACCTGCTGGCAAAGCCCGTGGGAGCGAACTGGACATCGTACAATGGGGACTATACCGGCCGGCGCTACTCAAACCTCTCGCAGATTAACCGAGATAACGTGGGCCGTCTCCGCGCGCAATGGGTATTCCATTCGAGGAATTCCCAGCTGCTGGAAGTGACGCCCGTTGTGATTAACGGGGTGATGTACGTAACCAGCGCCAATGATGCCTACGCCCTTGATGCGCGCACCGGGCGCATGCTGTGGAGCCACACTCGCCCGATTACTTCAGGCTTGATCGAAGACGCGTCCGCACACCACAACCGCGGCGTTGCGGTGTGGCATTCGAAGGTTTATATGGAAACCGACGACGCCCACCTCCTGTGTCTGGATGCTCGCAGTGGCAATCTGCTCTGGGACGTTAAGTTCGGCGACATCAAAGAGAACCCTGCAAATGGCGCCACCAGCGCCCCGTTGATTGTTAACGGCAAAGTGATTGTCGCACCTGCCGGCGGCGACGCCGGCGTGCGAGGAAGGATTGAAGCCTTTGACGCCGAGACCGGGAAGCTTGTTTGGAACTTTTGGACCATTCCCGGGCCCGGAGATCCAAATTTTGGCACCTGGGGAAAGGGAGACATCTGGCAGCGTGGCGGGGCAGCAGCGTGGATGCCGGGAACTTACGATTCTGAAACAAATACACTCTTCTGGGGCACCGGAAACGCGGCCCCGGACTTTGAAGGTTCGCAACGCCCCGGTGACAATCTGTATAGCGCCTGCGTGCTGGCGCTTGACCCCGATACCGGAAAGCTGAAGTGGTATTTTCAATTCACTCCACACGACCTGGGCGATTTTGATGCCGTCGAAACGCCAGTGCTCATCGATGGGAATTACAAAGGGGAGCCTCGAAAGCTTCTGGTGGAGGCAAACCGGAATGGCTTCCTCTACGTACTCGACCGCACAAACGGTAAATTTCTCGGCGCTACTCTATTCGAGCCGTCAGTTAACTGGGCCAAAGGCATTGACGCTAAAGGCCGGCCGATAACCACCGGCGTGATTCCTACACCCGGCGGAACAAAAGTCTGCCCGGGTATTGTGGGCGCAACCAATTGGTTTTCGCCATCCTATAATCCACAAACGCACCTCTTTTATTTCATGGCGCTCCGCAATTGCAATATTGGCCGCGCCACGCCTCAACCTTTTGTAAAAGGCGAAAGCTATTACAACACGGGCGTTGAACGGATTCCGGGCGAGGAAGGCCAGAAAACTTTTGTGGCCTTCGATGTTGACGGCGAGAAAATTGCCTGGCGCTATCCTCAGGTCGGGATGGGAAACTCCTGGGGAGGAACGATGACCACGGCAGGAGGCCTGGTTTTCTTCGGAGACGATGCCGAGAGTTTTGAGGCGATCGACGCCCGCGACGGCGCGCCCCTATGGCATTTCAATACCGGACAGGAAATGCATGCCTCCCCAATGAGTTATGCGGTGGATGGCAAGCAGTACGTTGCCATCGCCGCGGGGAGCGACATCTTCAGCTTCGCATTGCCAGATTGA
- a CDS encoding PIG-L family deacetylase, with translation MKHHSRRDVLKELGMGAAVFSMGAGSARPEGGSAERPSENNNAKPVPGSLMAIAAHPGDALFTMGAAVARQVSTGGRGVFLNLTHGERGNPAVDPAEYGAMQVTATDKAAKMLGAETAYLSYPDGELPDNEEARFAVCDAIRQHKPEIIITHWKGSYHKDHRACFNIVDDAIFYAGLPGIKRRSPAHSVNKLLYAENWEDAEGFRQDIYLDISDVFNRWVEASAVFPMWRGETGFHYDDYYKSLAVARGSLARIGQKDGSLFRYAVALMSPPNYGARRTGSLSSPAITGQTTI, from the coding sequence ATGAAGCACCACTCCCGCCGGGACGTTCTGAAAGAACTGGGAATGGGTGCTGCTGTGTTTTCGATGGGCGCGGGCAGTGCCAGACCCGAGGGTGGTTCTGCGGAGAGACCTTCCGAGAATAACAACGCGAAACCTGTGCCTGGCAGTCTAATGGCCATTGCGGCCCACCCGGGAGACGCCTTGTTCACCATGGGCGCGGCGGTGGCCCGCCAGGTCAGCACAGGTGGCCGGGGAGTTTTTCTCAACCTCACTCACGGCGAACGAGGCAACCCGGCTGTTGATCCAGCGGAATACGGGGCCATGCAGGTAACGGCTACTGACAAAGCAGCCAAAATGCTGGGAGCGGAGACTGCCTATCTTTCCTACCCCGATGGCGAGCTCCCGGACAACGAGGAAGCGCGCTTTGCTGTGTGTGACGCCATTCGCCAGCATAAACCTGAAATCATCATCACGCATTGGAAGGGCAGTTACCACAAAGACCATCGCGCCTGCTTCAACATCGTAGACGACGCCATATTCTACGCAGGGCTCCCTGGGATTAAGCGAAGAAGTCCGGCCCATTCGGTCAACAAGCTTTTGTATGCTGAAAACTGGGAGGACGCGGAGGGCTTCCGGCAGGATATCTACCTGGATATCAGCGATGTTTTTAACCGCTGGGTTGAAGCCTCCGCGGTCTTTCCCATGTGGAGGGGAGAAACCGGGTTTCACTACGATGATTACTACAAGAGCCTGGCTGTGGCACGGGGCAGCCTGGCAAGAATCGGACAGAAAGACGGCAGCCTTTTCAGGTACGCTGTGGCGCTGATGTCTCCGCCGAATTACGGCGCCCGCCGCACAGGATCTCTTTCATCACCAGCCATAACCGGCCAGACCACTATCTGA
- a CDS encoding c-type cytochrome: MNKFRTNAITAGIKPERPEQLRRAGLYCAGYKARQTIRRYIIFLCASLFAITTVCPAQQANSNAGREANDHARRSFAARCAACHGLDGRGGEHAPAIVNTPAAQARSDEALAAIIRSGIPDKGMPSFHFLSNQQIEEIISYIRTLRGGGGSAANLKGDPAAGSKLFFGEARCSDCHMMQGKGGFLGSDLSKFGRTHSARDIREMIVQPEKVLDPRWQMVRIVTHSGQHFSGLARNEDNFSIALLSEDGVFHLLMKSEIAQITREPGSIMPDDYGKTLSTTQLDDLASFLALGSASKRPRANKVSSSHSE, from the coding sequence ATGAATAAATTCAGAACCAATGCCATTACGGCCGGAATCAAACCGGAGCGTCCGGAGCAGCTCCGAAGAGCTGGCCTATACTGTGCGGGTTACAAGGCCCGGCAGACTATAAGGCGGTACATTATTTTTCTATGCGCCAGTCTTTTCGCCATCACAACAGTGTGCCCTGCTCAACAGGCTAACTCAAATGCGGGACGGGAAGCCAACGATCACGCGAGGCGATCTTTTGCGGCCCGCTGTGCCGCCTGCCATGGCCTGGATGGCCGTGGAGGTGAACACGCTCCGGCGATTGTTAACACTCCGGCGGCACAGGCCCGGTCAGACGAAGCATTGGCAGCGATCATCCGCAGCGGCATTCCCGACAAGGGAATGCCGTCGTTCCACTTCCTGTCAAACCAGCAGATCGAGGAGATTATCAGCTACATTCGAACGCTGCGCGGCGGTGGCGGAAGCGCGGCCAATCTGAAGGGAGACCCGGCAGCAGGATCAAAGCTGTTTTTTGGCGAAGCCCGTTGTTCCGATTGCCATATGATGCAGGGCAAAGGAGGTTTTCTCGGGTCTGACCTGTCTAAGTTCGGCCGTACTCACTCTGCGCGGGACATCCGGGAGATGATCGTGCAGCCTGAGAAAGTTCTCGATCCTCGGTGGCAGATGGTCAGGATCGTTACCCATTCAGGCCAGCATTTTTCGGGCCTGGCCCGAAATGAGGACAATTTCTCGATTGCATTGCTCAGTGAAGACGGCGTCTTCCATCTCCTGATGAAGTCCGAAATTGCGCAGATTACGCGCGAGCCGGGATCGATCATGCCGGATGACTACGGGAAAACACTGAGTACGACGCAACTGGATGACCTCGCCAGTTTTCTAGCCCTCGGTTCGGCCAGTAAGAGACCACGGGCTAACAAAGTGAGTTCTTCACATTCCGAATGA
- a CDS encoding SMP-30/gluconolactonase/LRE family protein produces the protein MKSIIIGLVLLILLPAALRAQDAPRKFELRANSPKFWKLIGRHAQMQRVATGFGFTEGPVWDPHGFLYVSDEILNKIFRVYPDGHKETLISLGNPDGNTFDREFHLLDCASVLRAVIQVDPDGHYKVLADNDQGKKLNTPNDIVIGPDGAIYFTNPTLDLTKDQKQEIPYQGIYRLDAQGGVQLLDKDMAQPNGLAFSPDGKRLYVDDSERKDIRVYDVLPGGKVANGRQFGREEGAPHEGVPDGMRVDRHGNLFVTGPLGVWVWDPDGNHLGTIVVPEQPANLTWGDADYGTLYITATTSVYKIRTRDRGFVPYLAKAKRH, from the coding sequence ATGAAATCAATAATCATCGGTTTGGTTCTTTTGATTCTCCTCCCGGCGGCGCTGAGGGCGCAAGATGCTCCCCGTAAGTTTGAACTCCGCGCAAATTCGCCCAAGTTCTGGAAGCTGATTGGCCGCCATGCGCAGATGCAGCGCGTGGCGACGGGGTTCGGTTTTACGGAGGGGCCGGTGTGGGACCCGCACGGGTTTCTCTATGTGAGCGACGAAATTCTCAACAAGATATTTCGTGTTTATCCCGACGGGCACAAGGAAACCTTGATTTCTCTGGGCAATCCCGACGGAAACACGTTCGACCGCGAATTTCACCTGCTCGATTGTGCGAGTGTGCTGCGGGCGGTTATCCAGGTCGATCCCGACGGCCACTACAAAGTGCTGGCGGACAACGACCAGGGAAAGAAGCTCAACACGCCGAACGACATTGTGATTGGCCCGGACGGCGCCATCTACTTTACCAATCCTACGCTTGATCTTACCAAGGACCAGAAACAGGAGATCCCTTACCAGGGTATTTACCGGCTCGACGCGCAAGGCGGCGTTCAACTCCTGGATAAAGATATGGCCCAACCGAACGGTCTGGCGTTCTCGCCAGATGGGAAGAGGCTGTACGTTGACGACAGCGAGCGCAAGGACATACGCGTGTACGATGTCCTGCCTGGTGGCAAGGTGGCAAACGGCCGTCAGTTCGGCCGCGAAGAAGGCGCCCCGCATGAGGGTGTTCCGGACGGCATGCGAGTTGACCGTCATGGAAACCTGTTTGTAACAGGACCCCTTGGTGTATGGGTCTGGGACCCCGACGGAAACCATTTGGGCACGATTGTCGTCCCAGAGCAACCGGCCAATTTAACCTGGGGCGATGCAGACTACGGCACCCTGTACATCACGGCGACAACATCGGTCTACAAGATTCGCACCAGGGACCGGGGTTTTGTTCCTTACCTGGCAAAAGCTAAACGTCACTGA
- a CDS encoding MFS transporter encodes MAEKHSRVRWLLVIWMFIVSAIAYLDRVNISIAGHTIAEQYHLSNVELGWIFSAFVVGYALFQTPGGSLADHLGPRWVLTAGVVWWGIFTSLTAMVPAGIGSALFVFIAVRFMLGAGEAVVYPASNNVVANWVPTQERGIANGLIFAGVGVGAGITPPFITYILTHFGWRWSFWGSALLGIAAGVVWFLISRDSPERHPWVSKAELEIIRSGVDVKHARHIASTPWGKIARSKEILAITLSYFCYGYVAYIFFTWFFIYLTTVRGLDLRAGASYTMLPFIAMAVCSPLGGVICDFVTRHYGKRMGRCGIAVVGIGLAAIFILIGAGAASPQMASIVLAGGVGALYLSQSSFWSVSADVAGPWAGTVSGAMNTGGQIGGALTAILTPAIAGRFGWSASFVTAAALCVIGSLAWLMVDPNRKLTPET; translated from the coding sequence ATGGCTGAGAAACACTCCCGCGTGCGCTGGCTGCTGGTGATCTGGATGTTTATCGTCAGCGCTATCGCCTATCTCGACCGGGTCAACATCTCTATCGCCGGGCACACTATCGCGGAGCAGTACCATCTGAGCAACGTGGAGCTGGGCTGGATCTTCAGCGCATTTGTTGTGGGTTACGCGCTGTTCCAAACCCCCGGCGGCAGCTTGGCCGACCATCTGGGTCCCCGCTGGGTGCTCACGGCTGGAGTGGTGTGGTGGGGTATATTCACATCGCTGACGGCCATGGTGCCGGCCGGTATCGGTTCCGCACTGTTCGTCTTTATTGCTGTGCGGTTTATGCTGGGGGCGGGTGAAGCAGTCGTTTATCCGGCTTCCAATAATGTAGTGGCCAACTGGGTACCCACCCAGGAACGCGGCATCGCCAACGGGCTGATCTTTGCCGGCGTCGGTGTGGGAGCAGGCATCACCCCGCCCTTTATCACCTATATCCTGACGCATTTTGGCTGGCGCTGGAGCTTCTGGGGGAGCGCTCTGCTGGGTATTGCCGCCGGCGTAGTCTGGTTCCTGATCTCCCGCGATTCTCCCGAGCGCCATCCGTGGGTGTCAAAGGCTGAACTCGAGATCATTCGCAGCGGCGTTGACGTGAAGCACGCCAGACACATCGCTTCAACACCCTGGGGCAAAATCGCCCGCAGCAAGGAAATTCTTGCGATTACGCTGAGCTACTTCTGCTATGGCTATGTTGCGTATATCTTTTTCACCTGGTTCTTCATTTACCTTACGACGGTCCGCGGGCTTGACCTGAGGGCGGGGGCCAGCTACACGATGCTGCCTTTCATCGCCATGGCTGTCTGCTCACCCCTGGGAGGCGTGATCTGCGATTTCGTCACACGCCATTACGGCAAGCGCATGGGACGTTGTGGAATTGCAGTGGTAGGGATTGGGCTGGCAGCCATCTTCATCCTGATCGGTGCAGGCGCCGCAAGCCCTCAAATGGCGAGCATCGTTCTGGCGGGCGGCGTCGGCGCGCTCTATCTTAGCCAGAGTTCTTTCTGGTCGGTCAGCGCTGACGTTGCCGGGCCATGGGCCGGGACGGTTTCTGGCGCTATGAATACCGGCGGCCAGATCGGCGGCGCCCTTACTGCCATCCTGACCCCGGCCATCGCCGGTCGCTTTGGCTGGAGCGCGTCCTTTGTAACCGCTGCGGCGCTGTGCGTGATTGGCTCTCTGGCCTGGCTGATGGTGGACCCGAACCGCAAACTGACTCCTGAAACGTAA
- a CDS encoding RidA family protein, translating into MKKAKIILVIASMAAITFGCASPTTQQPAESTTQPSAEQVRAINPPGTPEGLPFSNGILVGNTLYVAGTQGTDANGKLGPDIESQTRAALQLIQKIVEGGGMTMGNVVAVNVYLSDVNEFGKMNSVYKTFFPDPKPTRTTVQVAKLVNGARIEISAIAVKPR; encoded by the coding sequence ATGAAGAAAGCGAAGATTATTTTAGTGATTGCTTCCATGGCAGCGATAACCTTTGGTTGTGCGTCGCCAACAACACAACAGCCTGCGGAGTCGACTACTCAGCCGTCTGCGGAGCAGGTGCGAGCCATCAACCCCCCGGGAACTCCGGAAGGGTTGCCCTTCAGCAATGGGATTCTGGTGGGCAACACTCTGTATGTGGCGGGTACCCAGGGAACCGACGCTAACGGAAAGCTTGGGCCAGATATTGAGAGCCAGACCCGGGCCGCTCTGCAGTTGATCCAGAAGATCGTCGAGGGCGGCGGGATGACCATGGGTAACGTCGTGGCAGTGAATGTTTATCTCTCGGACGTCAATGAATTCGGGAAGATGAACAGCGTCTACAAGACGTTCTTCCCGGATCCCAAGCCCACGCGAACAACCGTGCAAGTGGCAAAGCTGGTGAATGGCGCAAGGATTGAAATCTCCGCTATCGCCGTCAAGCCACGGTAG
- a CDS encoding RraA family protein produces MLVIPAYGQLGMFSKEQLIEFTPDWHGARFADGRPDVPDSMLQRLQDVTAEQAWEVLQRGGYQNQFESGWTVVNPQKQRLVGRVVTAVFMPYRPDLDSIIRANGKKEGEMVTGENSWIINRLQPGDVMVVDLFGKIKDGTIIGGNLATSVFTKTHNGIIVNGSIRDTAEIEEMKGFEVFCRGTDPSALRNVTLMGINVPIRMGQSTVMPGDVAVSDPEGITFIPPQLAGQVADHAEMDHLVDDWGFMMLREKKYSPGQIDGRWTPQMIEEFNAYAAKRGSKLRMKVSK; encoded by the coding sequence ATGCTTGTCATTCCCGCATATGGGCAGCTTGGAATGTTTTCAAAAGAACAGCTCATCGAGTTTACGCCGGACTGGCACGGGGCGCGGTTTGCCGACGGGCGTCCGGATGTGCCTGATTCCATGCTCCAGCGCCTGCAGGACGTGACGGCGGAACAAGCCTGGGAAGTGCTGCAGCGGGGTGGATATCAGAACCAATTTGAGTCTGGGTGGACGGTCGTCAACCCGCAGAAGCAGAGGCTGGTAGGCCGCGTAGTGACGGCTGTGTTTATGCCTTATCGGCCGGACCTGGACTCGATAATCCGTGCCAACGGCAAGAAGGAGGGGGAGATGGTGACAGGCGAGAATTCCTGGATCATCAACAGGTTGCAGCCGGGGGATGTCATGGTGGTGGACCTGTTCGGGAAGATCAAGGACGGGACGATCATCGGGGGAAATCTGGCCACCTCGGTATTTACCAAGACCCACAATGGAATCATTGTGAATGGGTCGATCCGCGATACGGCTGAAATTGAGGAGATGAAAGGGTTCGAAGTTTTTTGCCGCGGGACGGATCCATCGGCATTGAGGAACGTGACGCTGATGGGGATCAACGTACCGATCCGCATGGGGCAATCGACAGTCATGCCGGGCGATGTGGCGGTAAGCGACCCCGAAGGGATCACTTTCATTCCGCCGCAACTCGCCGGGCAGGTGGCGGACCACGCGGAGATGGATCACCTGGTCGATGACTGGGGGTTTATGATGCTGCGGGAGAAGAAGTACAGCCCGGGCCAAATCGACGGCCGCTGGACGCCGCAGATGATTGAAGAGTTCAACGCTTACGCGGCAAAGCGGGGATCGAAGTTGAGGATGAAAGTCTCAAAATAG